TGGACCGCACCACCGACCACCGGGGCAAGCTCTACGACATCGCGACCGCCGAAGAGCTGGCCGGCATCGACGCCGGATCGTGGTTTGCACCTGAGTTCGCCAGCGAACGCGTCATCACCCTGGATGCCCTGGTCGACCTGCTCAACCGCCGCAAGCTCAATGCCAACATCGAGATCAAGGCCAACGAGCAGGGCGCCGAGCGCACCATCGTGCTGGTCGACGCCATCGCCAGCTCACTGGCCCGGCTCGATCCCGAGCGCGAGATCATCATCTCGTCGTTCTCGCAGCCGGTCCTGATGACCTTCCACGCCCGCCATCCCGAGTACGCAATCGGCGTGTTGTACGAAACCGCCGCACTGTACGACGACTGGCTCTCGGTGCTGGAACTGTGCGGTGCGAGCTACATCCACCCCGAGGACGCCGGGCTCACCCGCGAGCGCGTGCAGGCCTTCCGCGACGCCGGCTACGGCGTGAACGTGTGGACCGTCGACGCCCGCGACCGCGCCAACGAGCTGCTCAACTGGGGCGCCACGGGCGTCTTCACCAATATCGCCGACCAGCTCATCCGCTGACCCGACGCCCCCGGGCGTCCGATCACGATCCCGTCCCCTCGGTACCCCTGCCGGCACCCCCCAGTCGGCACTCTGCCCCACTGGCACCCCCGGCCCAACCCCGGCCGCACTTCCGCATCACCGTGCGCGCCATCCATTGGAGCGCGTCACCGCATCACCTGCTGGAACGCGCCGCCTACTGAAAGAGCCTGCTCATGGCCACGTCCACGTCGTCCACGCGACGCTTC
The window above is part of the Propionibacterium freudenreichii subsp. freudenreichii genome. Proteins encoded here:
- a CDS encoding glycerophosphodiester phosphodiesterase family protein — translated: MAATRATQHVPTFNSTIFAHRGLPSRAPENTLAAFDLAADEGATWIETDVDIIADGTPIIIHDTALDRTTDHRGKLYDIATAEELAGIDAGSWFAPEFASERVITLDALVDLLNRRKLNANIEIKANEQGAERTIVLVDAIASSLARLDPEREIIISSFSQPVLMTFHARHPEYAIGVLYETAALYDDWLSVLELCGASYIHPEDAGLTRERVQAFRDAGYGVNVWTVDARDRANELLNWGATGVFTNIADQLIR